The Cryomorphaceae bacterium 1068 genomic sequence AAATGATAAATGTCGCCGGTTCTTGCGGCAGTTGTTGCATAATCATTGGGTCATAAGTCGTCTAGCAGATGCATGTAGTCCGCCTGAAGGTCTTCGTGCAAGGATGATAAAGTCTTTTCGATTTTAACCTTCTGCCGTTCGTACATATTCATAAGTACATTACTTCTGTGAATGGCAATCCCCGAATTCTTCATGGCCTGGCAGAAATACAGCCGCACTTCTACCTCAGTTTGTTTATTTCCCGAGTAGCGGATGTTCTTGTTCAATTGCCTGAGAATCTTTTGGATCCCTTTTTTAGCATAATAGATGTGGCTGCTGTTTACTTCAGCCATCATCTCATCTATATCGTACTTAATAGATTCTATATAAGCTGTTTCATTGTTCGCATCAAAAAGCAAATAGGTTAGCAGCTCCTTGTTGTCTTTCTTAAATCTACCAAGACGGAGGCACAATTCTGCTAACTCTTTTGGATCACGAGTTTTTAGCTCTCTTCTGATTTCTGCTAGTGAAGCTGGTTTCATTTCGGATACCGGATAAAGGATAAGTATAATTCAATATTTGCAATTATCAGATTCTTTTAGGCTATTCAGAGAACTTCGTTTTTGAATTAGGAGATTAATGGACAATAGGAATCCGAGCTTTAATGTTTTTCCTCATTGGATTTAATCAACTAATAAGTTGATTTAGCGTTTCTTAGTTTAACCAACTAATCGCCAACCATGAATAAGCTTTTTAAGGGAGCGCTGTTTTTACTTTTTCTGCCTGTTTTTTCAGGGGCTCAAAACTTTGTGGGAAGTGAGTTTAGATTGAGTTTTATAAAAAACCTTAATCCTACATTTAATACTCCTCCAATATTCGATATTTCCATTCACGCTTTGGAAGGTTTAGATGCGACGGTAGAATATGGTCTTCCGACCGATCCTTTTTACGAAACACAAACTATATCAATCAATGCAAACGAAGTGGGAGTGGTGAGTTTCGATCAAGATCAGTTTTTAAATCAGGAAACGCTCAATGTGGTTGAGACCAGATCCTTTTTGATTACAACTACGGGTGAGGCCAGAGTTTATGCTTTTCACAATCGTCTCTATTTTTCGGATTCATCTCCGATACTGCCTACTACGTCCTTGGGAAATGATTATTTGATAACCTCTTTTGAGCAAAGTGGTGGCGCATATCCATCCATTTTTAATGTTACTGGAACGGTAGATAATACTTCTGTCGACATCACCCCCACATCAGGCACTTTACTCGGCGGAGCAGGAGATACCTTTACAGTCAATCTGGATGCCGGTGAGGTGATTTCCATCTCTTCATCAGGTGATTTAACCGGAAGCAGAGTCACTTCTCAAGGTGCACTTATTGCCGTCTCCGGCGGCCATCAGCAATCTTTGGTCGGCCCTCCGGGTTGTGGCGCAGATAGCCACTTATGGGAACAATACATTCCCATTTCTGATTGGACAACCAGCTATCCCATTTTTCCGTTGAATGGAAATGATGGTGATCTGTTCAGAATTCTTGCACTTAATGATAATACTCAGCTATACTCAGGATGCGACCTGATAGCTACCATTGACGCAGGAGAATTTTACGAAGAATTTTACGATTCTCCCTTTATCCTTACATCTTCAGAACCTGTTTCTGTAGCAGCTTATATGAGAGGAAACGATTGTGCAGGGACTGACACAGGCGACCCCAATATGCGAATGCTCCTACCTCTTAAGCAAGGCAATACAAATATCAAATTAAGGGTCGAAAATCCCCTGCAAGATGGCGGTCCATTCGGGGGTGATGCACTTCATGCAGTTCATTTAGTCATGTTGACGGCTGAGACGTCAGGCCTGAGTCTAAACGGCAACAATGTGACCACATGGCAGGCCTTTAATAGTCAGCCTGGTTTATCTTATGCTGAAATTGAGATTGATGATCTCGATAATCTTCTTTCTATTGAATCTACTTCACCTTTTTGGTCTGAACTTATATCGCTCAAAGCATTTGATGCCTTCACCATGTCCTTGGGAAGTGATGCCGAAATAACCTTGCCCCCATTGGACTTGACTATAGTCAGTCTCGGTCCCGATCAGACCATTTGCCCCGGGCAGTCCATTATACTAGACCCTGGTCTTGGTATTTCAGGTACGTGGCAAGATGATAGTTTTCAAGAGACGTATACAGTAGTGGAGCCGGGAACTTATAGTGTTACAGTCGAGGATGCTTGTGGCGATGGTAGCGATGAGGTGATTATTTCCGAAGGATTTGTTCCTACAGTTGTGCTTCCATCAGAATTGATTATTTGCGGAGGGGATATTGAGTTTATTGAAGTGGAAGAAGAGCCGGGAGTAACCTACACGTGGAGTACCGAAGAGGAGGGTGGTACGATTGAGGTTGATGGATTCGGAACATACACAGTGACTGCTATATCTCAGGATGGCTGTGAAAGCGAGGCTTCCACAGAGGTGCTCGATGGAGCTACGGCCGAAGTAATACTTACCGCACCCGAAGCCATCTGCGAGAATTCCGTAGATTCAATTCTGGCTTCCGCCAATGAAGCAGGGGCATTTACTTGGAGCGACGGAACCATTGGGTCCAAACTGACGATAAGCGAGTCGGGAGACTACTCAGTGATTTTCGTTCCTGAAAGTGGCTGCGAAGTGGAAGAAGAGGTTTCAGTCGATCAGCTTTTTGCTCCTTTTGTTTTCGCCAATGACACAGTTATTTGCGATGGAGATGTCATACAGATCAGAGCACAATCACCAAATGGAGATGCCTTTTGGCCAGGAATTTCAGATAGCTCAGTAGCATCAATAAGTGAAGAGGGTGCCTATGAGGCTGCTGCCGAAAATGAATGTGGAATAGCCTTCTTTACGGTGAGTATTGGGTTTAAAGACTGTTCTTGCCCTGCTTTTCTTCCCAATGCGTTTACACCCAATGGCGACGGCCTCAACGATCTCTTCGTACCCAATATTCTTTGCGAGCCTGATTTCTATGAGCTGGTCATTTTCAACCGATGGGGAAAAGAAGTCTTTTCGAGTACCGACATTACCAAAAATTGGAATGGGGATAGCAAGAATAATCCTGACTTCTTCTCTTCAGAAGGAGTCTACAATTATATTCTTAAATTCGATAATCCCTTGAGACCGTTGCAATCACCTCAAGAAATTACGGGAACAGTAACCTTAATCCGTTAACAAATACTCGTCACCATGAAGCGTCTTCTTTTCTTCTTTTCACTTTTTCTCTCCATAAATTTATTGGCAGTGCCGTTTACCTTGCGTAATAATTCGCTCAAATCGATTCCACTTAAGATTCCCGGAGTGATGAATCCCAATCTATCACCCATGTCAAATAGCGGGGTAGACCTCTGCGTGGGACAAGAGATCTTCTGCAAGATTGATGGCAAGAAAGTATTGCTCCTCACGGTAACTGAAGACTTGAAAGATCAAACATTAAAAGTCGACGAACTCATTCGCGAAAAGCGAAAAGAGCTGAAGGCGACTAAAAAGAAAAATTAGTTATACCCTTTTGCTTGAAGCTTAAACAAGGCCGCATACTTCCCGTCCTTTTGCATCAACTCTTCATGGCTTCCAAGCTCGAGGAGCTTTCCGTTTTCCAAAAATAGAATCCGATCAGCCATACGCACCGTGCTAAAGCGATGGCTAATAAGCACAGCACTTTTGCCTTCCATTAGCTCCGCAAAGCGGATGAATACCTCATTCTCTGCTCGGGCGTCGAGAGCACTGGTGGGCTCGTCGAGAATCATCAGTTGCGCATTGCCCATGTAAGCTCTGGCTAAGGCTATTTTCTGCCATTCGCCGCCGCTCAGCTCAACTCCGCCGCGAAATCGCTTGCCGAGCATCTGCTTGTATTTTTCGGGTAGCTTATTGATGACGGTATCTGCCAAACTCTTCAAAGCGCTCGACTCTATCGAAGCTTGATCTTCAACTCCCTCAATATTTCCGACAGCAATATTCTCTCCTGCAGGAAGCTGAAAGCGCATGTAGTCTTGAAAGATGATGCTGACGTTTTTTCGGAGTTCGTTCAGATCATATTCACGCAAGTCATATCCTTCGAGCAAAATTCGTCCCTCGGTTGGTTCGTAAAGACGAGCCAAGAGTTTGACCAAAGTGGTTTTTCCGGCTCCGTTTTCTCCCACAAGTGCCAGCTTTTCACCGGGCTGAAGCTTGAAGCTTAGATTGCGAAGTGAGTATGTTTTGGATCCGGGATATTGAAAGCTCACATTTTCGAAGGCGAATCCTTTTTTAATGCTTTCGGGGAAAGGACGAAGGATTCGGGTATTGTGGATATTCGGTTTGATTTCAAAAAAGTCAAAGAGATCCTGCAAGTAGAGCGCACTCTCGGCAATTTGAGTGAATCGATTCATAATGCTCTGAAGCATGTTTCGCATTTGCAAAAATGATCCTGCCAAGAAAGTGAGTTGACCTACGGAAATTTCTCCTTCCACTGTATCGATGGCGATATAAACATAAGCACCATAATAGGCTCCAGTTCCGATTACGGAAAGGGCTGAGCCCCAAAAGGCCCGCGACAGGGATAGCTTTCGATTGGCCTTATAGTATTCGTCGGCCAGTGTCTTGAAACGATCTGAGATAAAGTCGGCCAAACCAAATACCTTCACCTCTTTGGCGGTTTGGTCGCTGGCGCCGATGTAGCGGAGGTAGTCGAGTTCGCGTCGCTGGGGAGTCCAATTTCGGGTGAGGCTATAGCTATCGGCGCTGAACTTGCTTTCGCCCAGAAATGAAGGTAAAATAGCCACGACCAATATTAAAATCAGTATCGGTTTGAATGCAATCAATCCTGCAGCGAAAAATCCAATGGTAATGATGTTTTGAATCTGAGTGAGCACTTGGCTCATCAGAACGGTGCGACTGGTGGTTTGTCGCCTGGCTCTCTCCAGCTTGTCGTAAAACTCGCTGTCCTCAAATTGGTAGAGATCAAGAGTCGCTGCGTGATGGATCAATTTGACGGAAGTCTGATTGCTGAACAAATCACCTAGAAGCCCATCCAATAAGGTGATGGCACGATTGGTGACATCACTCAAAATGGCCAATCCGAATTCAAGGCCAATGTAGAGCCAGATATTTCCATAAAAGGCTTCGGGTTGATCCATCTGAAAAATGATCTCATCGATGATGAGTTTTCCTACCCAGAGCATCACCACGGGAATAGCAGCCTTGATAATCCGCATCACCACATTTCCAAAAGTCATGGAGGGACTCGTTTCCCAAATCATTTTGAAAAAGCGAGGAAGATTTTTAAAAGCGTCGAGACGCTCGCGGAATGAAGGCTTATCGGATTTCTTTGCCATCTGGCAAAGGTAGGAAGCCTTCAATCGGAATGGTGTATCCTTTCAATTATGGGGTATAGAGGAATGTTATATTCAGGCGTAAGCTGTATGCTACTGAAGTTCTTCCCACCAACCCTGATATGCCGTACTTGGTTCATTCACAGAAACGAATTCTCCGATTTGAGGAATCACTACAGGGATGCTTAATTCCGCGCCAGCGGGAACAACTCGCTTGATAGGATCATCCCACTGATGTAAGGCTAAGGTGAAGGCTCCCCAGTGTATGGGCATCATTACTTTTGCGTCAACTTCTTCTGTAGCCAGAGCCGTTTCTTCTGGCATCATGTGAATGGCAGCCCATTTTTCATTGTACTGTCCGCATTCCATCAGGGCAAAATCAAATGGACCGAATTTCTCACCGATTTGTTTAAAGTGTGGTCCATAGCCACTGTCGCCGCTGAAGAAGAGCTTCGACTTCGAACTTTTAATCACCCAGGAACCCCAAAGGGTAGAATTGCGATCGGTCACCCCACGGCCTGAAAAATGACGAGAAGGAGTAAAGGCTATTGATATGTCACCGATGCTTCCTGCATCCCACCAATTAAACTCAGTGATTTGCTCCTCGGGTACTCCCCATTCACGGAAGTGGGCGCCGACACCTAGAGGGAGATAGAAGTGTTTGGTCTTTCCGATCAAGGCTTTGATTGATCCATAATCCAGGTGATCGTAATGATCGTGGGAGA encodes the following:
- a CDS encoding gliding motility-associated C-terminal domain-containing protein — its product is MNKLFKGALFLLFLPVFSGAQNFVGSEFRLSFIKNLNPTFNTPPIFDISIHALEGLDATVEYGLPTDPFYETQTISINANEVGVVSFDQDQFLNQETLNVVETRSFLITTTGEARVYAFHNRLYFSDSSPILPTTSLGNDYLITSFEQSGGAYPSIFNVTGTVDNTSVDITPTSGTLLGGAGDTFTVNLDAGEVISISSSGDLTGSRVTSQGALIAVSGGHQQSLVGPPGCGADSHLWEQYIPISDWTTSYPIFPLNGNDGDLFRILALNDNTQLYSGCDLIATIDAGEFYEEFYDSPFILTSSEPVSVAAYMRGNDCAGTDTGDPNMRMLLPLKQGNTNIKLRVENPLQDGGPFGGDALHAVHLVMLTAETSGLSLNGNNVTTWQAFNSQPGLSYAEIEIDDLDNLLSIESTSPFWSELISLKAFDAFTMSLGSDAEITLPPLDLTIVSLGPDQTICPGQSIILDPGLGISGTWQDDSFQETYTVVEPGTYSVTVEDACGDGSDEVIISEGFVPTVVLPSELIICGGDIEFIEVEEEPGVTYTWSTEEEGGTIEVDGFGTYTVTAISQDGCESEASTEVLDGATAEVILTAPEAICENSVDSILASANEAGAFTWSDGTIGSKLTISESGDYSVIFVPESGCEVEEEVSVDQLFAPFVFANDTVICDGDVIQIRAQSPNGDAFWPGISDSSVASISEEGAYEAAAENECGIAFFTVSIGFKDCSCPAFLPNAFTPNGDGLNDLFVPNILCEPDFYELVIFNRWGKEVFSSTDITKNWNGDSKNNPDFFSSEGVYNYILKFDNPLRPLQSPQEITGTVTLIR
- a CDS encoding ABC transporter ATP-binding protein, with amino-acid sequence MAKKSDKPSFRERLDAFKNLPRFFKMIWETSPSMTFGNVVMRIIKAAIPVVMLWVGKLIIDEIIFQMDQPEAFYGNIWLYIGLEFGLAILSDVTNRAITLLDGLLGDLFSNQTSVKLIHHAATLDLYQFEDSEFYDKLERARRQTTSRTVLMSQVLTQIQNIITIGFFAAGLIAFKPILILILVVAILPSFLGESKFSADSYSLTRNWTPQRRELDYLRYIGASDQTAKEVKVFGLADFISDRFKTLADEYYKANRKLSLSRAFWGSALSVIGTGAYYGAYVYIAIDTVEGEISVGQLTFLAGSFLQMRNMLQSIMNRFTQIAESALYLQDLFDFFEIKPNIHNTRILRPFPESIKKGFAFENVSFQYPGSKTYSLRNLSFKLQPGEKLALVGENGAGKTTLVKLLARLYEPTEGRILLEGYDLREYDLNELRKNVSIIFQDYMRFQLPAGENIAVGNIEGVEDQASIESSALKSLADTVINKLPEKYKQMLGKRFRGGVELSGGEWQKIALARAYMGNAQLMILDEPTSALDARAENEVFIRFAELMEGKSAVLISHRFSTVRMADRILFLENGKLLELGSHEELMQKDGKYAALFKLQAKGYN
- a CDS encoding MBL fold metallo-hydrolase encodes the protein MKKFIKMLLIAIPSTIGFIAVVAVLFIKFSPEFGGSHSNEDKERYATSGHYENNEFQNLIETSMDMDAKGMAKTMWEFLAGGERRKPASPLPMIFRDSEEIIGYDGPARLMWYGHSAFLLQMEGKNILLDPMFGQVAAPHPWLGANRFNSEMPISIENLPSIDAIIISHDHYDHLDYGSIKALIGKTKHFYLPLGVGAHFREWGVPEEQITEFNWWDAGSIGDISIAFTPSRHFSGRGVTDRNSTLWGSWVIKSSKSKLFFSGDSGYGPHFKQIGEKFGPFDFALMECGQYNEKWAAIHMMPEETALATEEVDAKVMMPIHWGAFTLALHQWDDPIKRVVPAGAELSIPVVIPQIGEFVSVNEPSTAYQGWWEELQ